One region of Camelina sativa cultivar DH55 chromosome 6, Cs, whole genome shotgun sequence genomic DNA includes:
- the LOC104791384 gene encoding glutamate receptor 3.6-like isoform X4, which translates to MKWVLLMLIICYAVPLHGLTKVASARPKAVNIGAVFTFNSLIGKVIKVAMDAAVEDVNASPSILNTTTLRIIMHDTKFNGFMSIMEPLHFMESETVAIIGPQRSTTARVVAHVATELKVPILSFSATDPTMSPLQFPFFIRTAHNDLFQMAAIADIVQFYGWREVVAIYGDDDYGRNGIASLGDRLAEKRCRISYKAALPPGPTRENITDLLIKVALSESRIIVIHASFIWGLELFNVAQNLGMMSTGYVWIATNWLSTIIDTDSPLPLDTINNIQGVIALRPHTPNSIMKQNFVQRWRNLTRVGLSTYGLYAYDTVWLLAQAIEDFFQKGGNVSFSKNPILSELVGGNLHLDALKVFDGGKMFLESILQVDRIGLTGRMKFTRDRNLVNPEFDVLNVIGTGYRTIGYWSNHLGLSVVPADERQNTSFSGQKLHSVVWPGQTTKVPRGWVFSNNGRHLRIGVPNRYRSEEVVSVKSNGMITGFCVDVFTAALNLLPYAVPFELVAFGNGHDNPSNSELVRLITTGVYDAGVGDITIITERTKMADFTQPYVESGLVVVAPVRKLGSSAMAFLRPFTPQMWLITAASFLIVGAVIWCLEHKHNDEFRGPPCRQFITTFWFSFSTLFFSHRETTTSSLGRIVLIIWLFVVLIINSSYTASLTSILTVHQLSSPIKGIETLQANHDPIGYPKGSFVRDYLVHELSIHESRLVPLSSPEEYDKALRDGPGKGGVAAVVDERAYIELFLSNRCEFGIVGKEFTKNGWGFVSIVLSISA; encoded by the exons ATGAAGTGGGTTTTGCTTATGCTCATCATTTGCTATGCAGTTCCTTTACATGGTCTAACCAAAGTTGCCTCTGCTAGACCCAAAGCTGTGAACATTGGCGCGGTTTTCACATTCAATTCTCTCATCGGTAAAGTCATCAAAGTTGCTATGGATGCTGCTGTTGAGGACGTAAATGCTAGCCCCAGCATTCTTAACACCACTACACTTCGGATCATCATGCATGACACAAAATTCAATGGATTCATGAGCATCATGGAAC CTCTACATTTCATGGAGTCTGAGACAGTGGCCATAATTGGCCCTCAGAGATCAACAACCGCACGTGTAGTAGCTCATGTTGCAACAGAGCTAAAAGTTCCAATACTATCCTTCTCTGCCACAGACCCTACTATGTCTCCTCTACAGTTCCCTTTCTTCATCAGAACCGCACATAATGATCTTTTCCAGATGGCCGCCATAGCAGACATTGTTCAATTCTATGGTTGGAGAGAGGTGGTAGCCATATACGGCGATGATGATTATGGCCGAAATGGGATAGCTTCCTTGGGAGACAGGTTAGCAGAGAAGCGCTGCAGAATATCATACAAAGCAGCTTTGCCCCCAGGACCTACCAGAGAGAACATCACCGACTTGCTGATTAAGGTAGCTTTGAGTGAGTCAAGGATCATTGTCATTCACGCTTCTTTCATCTGGGGCCTAGAATTGTTCAATGTAGCTCAGAATCTTGGTATGATGAGCACTGGTTATGTGTGGATTGCTACCAACTGGCTTTCTACAATCATAGACACAGACTCTCCTCTGCCATTGGACACCATAAATAACATTCAAGGGGTCATTGCGCTACGCCCGCACACTCCCAACTCTATCATGAAGCAGAATTTTGTTCAAAGGTGGCGTAACTTAACACGTGTTGGACTGAGCACTTATGGACTGTATGCTTATGACACTGTCTGGCTCCTTGCTCAAGCCATTGAAGATTTCTTCCAAAAAGGCGGAAACGTTTCCTTTTCGAAGAATCCGATTCTATCTGAGCTTGTGGGTGGAAACTTGCACCTTGATGCTCTGAAAGTCTTTGATGGAGGAAAGATGTTTCTTGAGAGCATCTTACAGGTTGATAGAATTGGCTTAACCGGTAGGATGAAGTTTACTAGAGACCGGAACCTTGTAAACCCAGAATTTGATGTGCTTAATGTCATTGGCACTGGGTACAGGACAATAGGTTACTGGTCTAATCATTTAGGCTTGTCTGTGGTGCCGGCTGACGAGCGGCAGAACACATCTTTTTCAGGACAGAAGCTTCATAGTGTTGTTTGGCCAGGACAGACAACAAAAGTTCCCCGTGGATGGGTGTTCTCGAACAATGGTAGGCATTTGAGGATAGGAGTTCCAAATCGTTACAGGTCCGAAGAGGTTGTCTCAGTTAAAAGCAACGGGATGATCACTGGCTTCTGTGTTGATGTCTTCACTGCTGCTCTCAATTTATTACCTTATGCAGTCCCGTTTGAGCTTGTAGCTTTTGGGAATGGACATGACAATCCAAGTAACTCTGAGCTTGTCCGCTTGATAACGACTGGG GTCTACGATGCAGGTGTTGGTGATATTACCATCATAACAGAGCGAACCAAAATGGCAGATTTTACTCAGCCGTATGTGGAGTCAGGGCTAGTGGTTGTGGCTCCTGTTCGGAAGTTGGGTTCCAGTGCTATGGCGTTCTTAAGGCCGTTCACACCCCAGATGTGGCTTATTACAGCTGCGTCTTTCCTCATTGTCGGTGCTGTTATTTGGTGTCTGGAGCACAAACACAATGACGAGTTTCGAGGCCCTCCTTGTAGACAATTTATCACAACTTTCTG GTTCAGCTTttcaactctcttcttctcgcATA GAGAGACTACCACCAGCAGTCTTGGAAGAATAGTGCTGATAATTTGGCTATTCGTGGTTCTCATAATCAACTCTAGTTATACCGCGAGCCTCACATCAATCCTCACAGTTCATCAGCTGTCTTCGCCAATTAAAGGCATAGAAACTTTGCAAGCAAACCATGATCCTATTGGGTATCCAAAAGGCTCCTTTGTCAGAGACTATCTGGTCCACGAACTCAGTATACATGAGTCAAGACTTGTCCCTCTTAGCTCTCCAGAGGAATATGATAAAGCCTTGAGAGATGGTCCAGGAAAAGGTGgtgttgctgctgttgttgaTGAACGTGCTTACATAGAGCTTTTCCTTTCAAACAGATGTGAGTTTGGCATAGTTGGTAAAGAGTTCACAAAAAACGGATGGGGATTTGTGAGTATCGTTCTGA GCATTTCCGCGTAA
- the LOC104791384 gene encoding glutamate receptor 3.6-like isoform X5 yields the protein MKWVLLMLIICYAVPLHGLTKVASARPKAVNIGAVFTFNSLIGKVIKVAMDAAVEDVNASPSILNTTTLRIIMHDTKFNGFMSIMEPLHFMESETVAIIGPQRSTTARVVAHVATELKVPILSFSATDPTMSPLQFPFFIRTAHNDLFQMAAIADIVQFYGWREVVAIYGDDDYGRNGIASLGDRLAEKRCRISYKAALPPGPTRENITDLLIKVALSESRIIVIHASFIWGLELFNVAQNLGMMSTGYVWIATNWLSTIIDTDSPLPLDTINNIQGVIALRPHTPNSIMKQNFVQRWRNLTRVGLSTYGLYAYDTVWLLAQAIEDFFQKGGNVSFSKNPILSELVGGNLHLDALKVFDGGKMFLESILQVDRIGLTGRMKFTRDRNLVNPEFDVLNVIGTGYRTIGYWSNHLGLSVVPADERQNTSFSGQKLHSVVWPGQTTKVPRGWVFSNNGRHLRIGVPNRYRSEEVVSVKSNGMITGFCVDVFTAALNLLPYAVPFELVAFGNGHDNPSNSELVRLITTGVYDAGVGDITIITERTKMADFTQPYVESGLVVVAPVRKLGSSAMAFLRPFTPQMWLITAASFLIVGAVIWCLEHKHNDEFRGPPCRQFITTFWFSFSTLFFSHRETTTSSLGRIVLIIWLFVVLIINSSYTASLTSILTVHQLSSPIKGIETLQANHDPIGYPKGSFVRDYLVHELSIHESRLVPLSSPEEYDKALRDGPGKGGVAAVVDERAYIELFLSNRCISA from the exons ATGAAGTGGGTTTTGCTTATGCTCATCATTTGCTATGCAGTTCCTTTACATGGTCTAACCAAAGTTGCCTCTGCTAGACCCAAAGCTGTGAACATTGGCGCGGTTTTCACATTCAATTCTCTCATCGGTAAAGTCATCAAAGTTGCTATGGATGCTGCTGTTGAGGACGTAAATGCTAGCCCCAGCATTCTTAACACCACTACACTTCGGATCATCATGCATGACACAAAATTCAATGGATTCATGAGCATCATGGAAC CTCTACATTTCATGGAGTCTGAGACAGTGGCCATAATTGGCCCTCAGAGATCAACAACCGCACGTGTAGTAGCTCATGTTGCAACAGAGCTAAAAGTTCCAATACTATCCTTCTCTGCCACAGACCCTACTATGTCTCCTCTACAGTTCCCTTTCTTCATCAGAACCGCACATAATGATCTTTTCCAGATGGCCGCCATAGCAGACATTGTTCAATTCTATGGTTGGAGAGAGGTGGTAGCCATATACGGCGATGATGATTATGGCCGAAATGGGATAGCTTCCTTGGGAGACAGGTTAGCAGAGAAGCGCTGCAGAATATCATACAAAGCAGCTTTGCCCCCAGGACCTACCAGAGAGAACATCACCGACTTGCTGATTAAGGTAGCTTTGAGTGAGTCAAGGATCATTGTCATTCACGCTTCTTTCATCTGGGGCCTAGAATTGTTCAATGTAGCTCAGAATCTTGGTATGATGAGCACTGGTTATGTGTGGATTGCTACCAACTGGCTTTCTACAATCATAGACACAGACTCTCCTCTGCCATTGGACACCATAAATAACATTCAAGGGGTCATTGCGCTACGCCCGCACACTCCCAACTCTATCATGAAGCAGAATTTTGTTCAAAGGTGGCGTAACTTAACACGTGTTGGACTGAGCACTTATGGACTGTATGCTTATGACACTGTCTGGCTCCTTGCTCAAGCCATTGAAGATTTCTTCCAAAAAGGCGGAAACGTTTCCTTTTCGAAGAATCCGATTCTATCTGAGCTTGTGGGTGGAAACTTGCACCTTGATGCTCTGAAAGTCTTTGATGGAGGAAAGATGTTTCTTGAGAGCATCTTACAGGTTGATAGAATTGGCTTAACCGGTAGGATGAAGTTTACTAGAGACCGGAACCTTGTAAACCCAGAATTTGATGTGCTTAATGTCATTGGCACTGGGTACAGGACAATAGGTTACTGGTCTAATCATTTAGGCTTGTCTGTGGTGCCGGCTGACGAGCGGCAGAACACATCTTTTTCAGGACAGAAGCTTCATAGTGTTGTTTGGCCAGGACAGACAACAAAAGTTCCCCGTGGATGGGTGTTCTCGAACAATGGTAGGCATTTGAGGATAGGAGTTCCAAATCGTTACAGGTCCGAAGAGGTTGTCTCAGTTAAAAGCAACGGGATGATCACTGGCTTCTGTGTTGATGTCTTCACTGCTGCTCTCAATTTATTACCTTATGCAGTCCCGTTTGAGCTTGTAGCTTTTGGGAATGGACATGACAATCCAAGTAACTCTGAGCTTGTCCGCTTGATAACGACTGGG GTCTACGATGCAGGTGTTGGTGATATTACCATCATAACAGAGCGAACCAAAATGGCAGATTTTACTCAGCCGTATGTGGAGTCAGGGCTAGTGGTTGTGGCTCCTGTTCGGAAGTTGGGTTCCAGTGCTATGGCGTTCTTAAGGCCGTTCACACCCCAGATGTGGCTTATTACAGCTGCGTCTTTCCTCATTGTCGGTGCTGTTATTTGGTGTCTGGAGCACAAACACAATGACGAGTTTCGAGGCCCTCCTTGTAGACAATTTATCACAACTTTCTG GTTCAGCTTttcaactctcttcttctcgcATA GAGAGACTACCACCAGCAGTCTTGGAAGAATAGTGCTGATAATTTGGCTATTCGTGGTTCTCATAATCAACTCTAGTTATACCGCGAGCCTCACATCAATCCTCACAGTTCATCAGCTGTCTTCGCCAATTAAAGGCATAGAAACTTTGCAAGCAAACCATGATCCTATTGGGTATCCAAAAGGCTCCTTTGTCAGAGACTATCTGGTCCACGAACTCAGTATACATGAGTCAAGACTTGTCCCTCTTAGCTCTCCAGAGGAATATGATAAAGCCTTGAGAGATGGTCCAGGAAAAGGTGgtgttgctgctgttgttgaTGAACGTGCTTACATAGAGCTTTTCCTTTCAAACAGAT GCATTTCCGCGTAA
- the LOC104791384 gene encoding glutamate receptor 3.6-like isoform X1, with product MKWVLLMLIICYAVPLHGLTKVASARPKAVNIGAVFTFNSLIGKVIKVAMDAAVEDVNASPSILNTTTLRIIMHDTKFNGFMSIMEPLHFMESETVAIIGPQRSTTARVVAHVATELKVPILSFSATDPTMSPLQFPFFIRTAHNDLFQMAAIADIVQFYGWREVVAIYGDDDYGRNGIASLGDRLAEKRCRISYKAALPPGPTRENITDLLIKVALSESRIIVIHASFIWGLELFNVAQNLGMMSTGYVWIATNWLSTIIDTDSPLPLDTINNIQGVIALRPHTPNSIMKQNFVQRWRNLTRVGLSTYGLYAYDTVWLLAQAIEDFFQKGGNVSFSKNPILSELVGGNLHLDALKVFDGGKMFLESILQVDRIGLTGRMKFTRDRNLVNPEFDVLNVIGTGYRTIGYWSNHLGLSVVPADERQNTSFSGQKLHSVVWPGQTTKVPRGWVFSNNGRHLRIGVPNRYRSEEVVSVKSNGMITGFCVDVFTAALNLLPYAVPFELVAFGNGHDNPSNSELVRLITTGVYDAGVGDITIITERTKMADFTQPYVESGLVVVAPVRKLGSSAMAFLRPFTPQMWLITAASFLIVGAVIWCLEHKHNDEFRGPPCRQFITTFWFSFSTLFFSHRETTTSSLGRIVLIIWLFVVLIINSSYTASLTSILTVHQLSSPIKGIETLQANHDPIGYPKGSFVRDYLVHELSIHESRLVPLSSPEEYDKALRDGPGKGGVAAVVDERAYIELFLSNRCEFGIVGKEFTKNGWGFAFPRNSPLAVDVSAAILQLSENGDMQRIRDKWLLRKACSLQGAEIEVDRLELKSFWGLFVVCGVACVLALAVYTVLMIRQFGKQYPEEAEGSIRRRISPSARIHSFLSFVKEKEEDPKARSSRGRQLEDISVNGSSRCN from the exons ATGAAGTGGGTTTTGCTTATGCTCATCATTTGCTATGCAGTTCCTTTACATGGTCTAACCAAAGTTGCCTCTGCTAGACCCAAAGCTGTGAACATTGGCGCGGTTTTCACATTCAATTCTCTCATCGGTAAAGTCATCAAAGTTGCTATGGATGCTGCTGTTGAGGACGTAAATGCTAGCCCCAGCATTCTTAACACCACTACACTTCGGATCATCATGCATGACACAAAATTCAATGGATTCATGAGCATCATGGAAC CTCTACATTTCATGGAGTCTGAGACAGTGGCCATAATTGGCCCTCAGAGATCAACAACCGCACGTGTAGTAGCTCATGTTGCAACAGAGCTAAAAGTTCCAATACTATCCTTCTCTGCCACAGACCCTACTATGTCTCCTCTACAGTTCCCTTTCTTCATCAGAACCGCACATAATGATCTTTTCCAGATGGCCGCCATAGCAGACATTGTTCAATTCTATGGTTGGAGAGAGGTGGTAGCCATATACGGCGATGATGATTATGGCCGAAATGGGATAGCTTCCTTGGGAGACAGGTTAGCAGAGAAGCGCTGCAGAATATCATACAAAGCAGCTTTGCCCCCAGGACCTACCAGAGAGAACATCACCGACTTGCTGATTAAGGTAGCTTTGAGTGAGTCAAGGATCATTGTCATTCACGCTTCTTTCATCTGGGGCCTAGAATTGTTCAATGTAGCTCAGAATCTTGGTATGATGAGCACTGGTTATGTGTGGATTGCTACCAACTGGCTTTCTACAATCATAGACACAGACTCTCCTCTGCCATTGGACACCATAAATAACATTCAAGGGGTCATTGCGCTACGCCCGCACACTCCCAACTCTATCATGAAGCAGAATTTTGTTCAAAGGTGGCGTAACTTAACACGTGTTGGACTGAGCACTTATGGACTGTATGCTTATGACACTGTCTGGCTCCTTGCTCAAGCCATTGAAGATTTCTTCCAAAAAGGCGGAAACGTTTCCTTTTCGAAGAATCCGATTCTATCTGAGCTTGTGGGTGGAAACTTGCACCTTGATGCTCTGAAAGTCTTTGATGGAGGAAAGATGTTTCTTGAGAGCATCTTACAGGTTGATAGAATTGGCTTAACCGGTAGGATGAAGTTTACTAGAGACCGGAACCTTGTAAACCCAGAATTTGATGTGCTTAATGTCATTGGCACTGGGTACAGGACAATAGGTTACTGGTCTAATCATTTAGGCTTGTCTGTGGTGCCGGCTGACGAGCGGCAGAACACATCTTTTTCAGGACAGAAGCTTCATAGTGTTGTTTGGCCAGGACAGACAACAAAAGTTCCCCGTGGATGGGTGTTCTCGAACAATGGTAGGCATTTGAGGATAGGAGTTCCAAATCGTTACAGGTCCGAAGAGGTTGTCTCAGTTAAAAGCAACGGGATGATCACTGGCTTCTGTGTTGATGTCTTCACTGCTGCTCTCAATTTATTACCTTATGCAGTCCCGTTTGAGCTTGTAGCTTTTGGGAATGGACATGACAATCCAAGTAACTCTGAGCTTGTCCGCTTGATAACGACTGGG GTCTACGATGCAGGTGTTGGTGATATTACCATCATAACAGAGCGAACCAAAATGGCAGATTTTACTCAGCCGTATGTGGAGTCAGGGCTAGTGGTTGTGGCTCCTGTTCGGAAGTTGGGTTCCAGTGCTATGGCGTTCTTAAGGCCGTTCACACCCCAGATGTGGCTTATTACAGCTGCGTCTTTCCTCATTGTCGGTGCTGTTATTTGGTGTCTGGAGCACAAACACAATGACGAGTTTCGAGGCCCTCCTTGTAGACAATTTATCACAACTTTCTG GTTCAGCTTttcaactctcttcttctcgcATA GAGAGACTACCACCAGCAGTCTTGGAAGAATAGTGCTGATAATTTGGCTATTCGTGGTTCTCATAATCAACTCTAGTTATACCGCGAGCCTCACATCAATCCTCACAGTTCATCAGCTGTCTTCGCCAATTAAAGGCATAGAAACTTTGCAAGCAAACCATGATCCTATTGGGTATCCAAAAGGCTCCTTTGTCAGAGACTATCTGGTCCACGAACTCAGTATACATGAGTCAAGACTTGTCCCTCTTAGCTCTCCAGAGGAATATGATAAAGCCTTGAGAGATGGTCCAGGAAAAGGTGgtgttgctgctgttgttgaTGAACGTGCTTACATAGAGCTTTTCCTTTCAAACAGATGTGAGTTTGGCATAGTTGGTAAAGAGTTCACAAAAAACGGATGGGGATTT GCATTTCCGCGTAACTCGCCTTTGGCAGTGGATGTGTCTGCGGCAATTTTGCAGCTATCAGAAAATGGAGATATGCAGAGAATTCGGGACAAATGGTTGCTGAGGAAAGCATGCTCTCTGCAAGGCGCAGAGATAGAAGTGGATAGGCTGGAGCTTAAGAGCTTTTGGGGATTGTTTGTGGTGTGTGGAGTGGCATGCGTGCTTGCTCTTGCAGTGTATACAGTGTTGATGATACGTCAGTTCGGAAAACAATATCCTGAAGAAGCAGAGGGGTCTATCAGGAGAAGAATCTCACCATCCGCACGTATCCACtcctttctctcctttgttaaagagaaagaagaagatcccAAGGCTCGGTCCTCTAGGGGAAGGCAGCTTGAAGATATCTCTGTTAATGGTTCAAGTCGCTGCAACTAA
- the LOC104791384 gene encoding glutamate receptor 3.6-like isoform X3, which yields MDGHSQLLTVPSPLMRKRKVEMLPSAFLRPLHSGPGPSWNFMESETVAIIGPQRSTTARVVAHVATELKVPILSFSATDPTMSPLQFPFFIRTAHNDLFQMAAIADIVQFYGWREVVAIYGDDDYGRNGIASLGDRLAEKRCRISYKAALPPGPTRENITDLLIKVALSESRIIVIHASFIWGLELFNVAQNLGMMSTGYVWIATNWLSTIIDTDSPLPLDTINNIQGVIALRPHTPNSIMKQNFVQRWRNLTRVGLSTYGLYAYDTVWLLAQAIEDFFQKGGNVSFSKNPILSELVGGNLHLDALKVFDGGKMFLESILQVDRIGLTGRMKFTRDRNLVNPEFDVLNVIGTGYRTIGYWSNHLGLSVVPADERQNTSFSGQKLHSVVWPGQTTKVPRGWVFSNNGRHLRIGVPNRYRSEEVVSVKSNGMITGFCVDVFTAALNLLPYAVPFELVAFGNGHDNPSNSELVRLITTGVYDAGVGDITIITERTKMADFTQPYVESGLVVVAPVRKLGSSAMAFLRPFTPQMWLITAASFLIVGAVIWCLEHKHNDEFRGPPCRQFITTFWFSFSTLFFSHRETTTSSLGRIVLIIWLFVVLIINSSYTASLTSILTVHQLSSPIKGIETLQANHDPIGYPKGSFVRDYLVHELSIHESRLVPLSSPEEYDKALRDGPGKGGVAAVVDERAYIELFLSNRCEFGIVGKEFTKNGWGFAFPRNSPLAVDVSAAILQLSENGDMQRIRDKWLLRKACSLQGAEIEVDRLELKSFWGLFVVCGVACVLALAVYTVLMIRQFGKQYPEEAEGSIRRRISPSARIHSFLSFVKEKEEDPKARSSRGRQLEDISVNGSSRCN from the exons TTCATGGAGTCTGAGACAGTGGCCATAATTGGCCCTCAGAGATCAACAACCGCACGTGTAGTAGCTCATGTTGCAACAGAGCTAAAAGTTCCAATACTATCCTTCTCTGCCACAGACCCTACTATGTCTCCTCTACAGTTCCCTTTCTTCATCAGAACCGCACATAATGATCTTTTCCAGATGGCCGCCATAGCAGACATTGTTCAATTCTATGGTTGGAGAGAGGTGGTAGCCATATACGGCGATGATGATTATGGCCGAAATGGGATAGCTTCCTTGGGAGACAGGTTAGCAGAGAAGCGCTGCAGAATATCATACAAAGCAGCTTTGCCCCCAGGACCTACCAGAGAGAACATCACCGACTTGCTGATTAAGGTAGCTTTGAGTGAGTCAAGGATCATTGTCATTCACGCTTCTTTCATCTGGGGCCTAGAATTGTTCAATGTAGCTCAGAATCTTGGTATGATGAGCACTGGTTATGTGTGGATTGCTACCAACTGGCTTTCTACAATCATAGACACAGACTCTCCTCTGCCATTGGACACCATAAATAACATTCAAGGGGTCATTGCGCTACGCCCGCACACTCCCAACTCTATCATGAAGCAGAATTTTGTTCAAAGGTGGCGTAACTTAACACGTGTTGGACTGAGCACTTATGGACTGTATGCTTATGACACTGTCTGGCTCCTTGCTCAAGCCATTGAAGATTTCTTCCAAAAAGGCGGAAACGTTTCCTTTTCGAAGAATCCGATTCTATCTGAGCTTGTGGGTGGAAACTTGCACCTTGATGCTCTGAAAGTCTTTGATGGAGGAAAGATGTTTCTTGAGAGCATCTTACAGGTTGATAGAATTGGCTTAACCGGTAGGATGAAGTTTACTAGAGACCGGAACCTTGTAAACCCAGAATTTGATGTGCTTAATGTCATTGGCACTGGGTACAGGACAATAGGTTACTGGTCTAATCATTTAGGCTTGTCTGTGGTGCCGGCTGACGAGCGGCAGAACACATCTTTTTCAGGACAGAAGCTTCATAGTGTTGTTTGGCCAGGACAGACAACAAAAGTTCCCCGTGGATGGGTGTTCTCGAACAATGGTAGGCATTTGAGGATAGGAGTTCCAAATCGTTACAGGTCCGAAGAGGTTGTCTCAGTTAAAAGCAACGGGATGATCACTGGCTTCTGTGTTGATGTCTTCACTGCTGCTCTCAATTTATTACCTTATGCAGTCCCGTTTGAGCTTGTAGCTTTTGGGAATGGACATGACAATCCAAGTAACTCTGAGCTTGTCCGCTTGATAACGACTGGG GTCTACGATGCAGGTGTTGGTGATATTACCATCATAACAGAGCGAACCAAAATGGCAGATTTTACTCAGCCGTATGTGGAGTCAGGGCTAGTGGTTGTGGCTCCTGTTCGGAAGTTGGGTTCCAGTGCTATGGCGTTCTTAAGGCCGTTCACACCCCAGATGTGGCTTATTACAGCTGCGTCTTTCCTCATTGTCGGTGCTGTTATTTGGTGTCTGGAGCACAAACACAATGACGAGTTTCGAGGCCCTCCTTGTAGACAATTTATCACAACTTTCTG GTTCAGCTTttcaactctcttcttctcgcATA GAGAGACTACCACCAGCAGTCTTGGAAGAATAGTGCTGATAATTTGGCTATTCGTGGTTCTCATAATCAACTCTAGTTATACCGCGAGCCTCACATCAATCCTCACAGTTCATCAGCTGTCTTCGCCAATTAAAGGCATAGAAACTTTGCAAGCAAACCATGATCCTATTGGGTATCCAAAAGGCTCCTTTGTCAGAGACTATCTGGTCCACGAACTCAGTATACATGAGTCAAGACTTGTCCCTCTTAGCTCTCCAGAGGAATATGATAAAGCCTTGAGAGATGGTCCAGGAAAAGGTGgtgttgctgctgttgttgaTGAACGTGCTTACATAGAGCTTTTCCTTTCAAACAGATGTGAGTTTGGCATAGTTGGTAAAGAGTTCACAAAAAACGGATGGGGATTT GCATTTCCGCGTAACTCGCCTTTGGCAGTGGATGTGTCTGCGGCAATTTTGCAGCTATCAGAAAATGGAGATATGCAGAGAATTCGGGACAAATGGTTGCTGAGGAAAGCATGCTCTCTGCAAGGCGCAGAGATAGAAGTGGATAGGCTGGAGCTTAAGAGCTTTTGGGGATTGTTTGTGGTGTGTGGAGTGGCATGCGTGCTTGCTCTTGCAGTGTATACAGTGTTGATGATACGTCAGTTCGGAAAACAATATCCTGAAGAAGCAGAGGGGTCTATCAGGAGAAGAATCTCACCATCCGCACGTATCCACtcctttctctcctttgttaaagagaaagaagaagatcccAAGGCTCGGTCCTCTAGGGGAAGGCAGCTTGAAGATATCTCTGTTAATGGTTCAAGTCGCTGCAACTAA